GAGGGGGTCATCGCGAGGTCGGCCTGGATCGTGGGGGCCGCCACGTTGACGATCGTGGAGTCGAGGATGTTGAGGATCATCGCGGTCAGCAGCACCGCGAGTCCGGCCCAGGCGCGGCGGGGGAGCGGCTCCGGGACGTCGGTCGGGTCGAGCACCGGTGGGGTCTGTGTCGTGGTCATGACGCCGACGCTAGGGGCGCATCAGGCACGTGGCGTTCCTAATTCCGGCCTAGTCTGGACCCATGGCCGACGGCACTCCCGGCACTCCCGGGCGACTCCTCACCCTGCTCTCGCTGCTGCAGACCCCGCGCGAGTGGCCGGGGCCCGAGCTCGCGCGTCGGCTGGAGGTCTCCGAGCGCACGGTGCGCAACGACGTCGAGCGGCTGCGGCAGCTCGGCTACCCGGTCCACGCCTCGCGCGGCGCCGCCGGCGGCTACCGGCTGGCCGCCGGTCAGGCGATGCCGCCGCTGCTGCTCGACGACGAGGAGGCCGTGGCGGTGGCGGTGGCGCTCGGGGCCTCCCAGGCCTCGGTCGTGGGGATGGAGGAGACCTCGCTGCGGGCGCTGACCAAGCTGCTCCAGGTGCTGCCCACCCGGTTGCGCGGCCAGGTCGACGCGCTGCGGGCGAGCACGGTCCGCGCCGCCCCCCGCCGGCGTGGCCCCGAGGTCGCCGGCGCGCTGCTGGCCGACCTCGCGTCCTGCATCCGCGACCGCGAGGTGGTCCGCTTCGGGTACGCCGACCACACCGGCGCCGCCACCGAGCGCCGGGCCGAGCCCTACCGGCTCGTCAGCCTGGGCCAGCGGTGGTACCTCGTGGCCCACGACCTCGGTCGCGACGACTGGCGCAC
This genomic interval from Nocardioides scoriae contains the following:
- a CDS encoding helix-turn-helix transcriptional regulator yields the protein MADGTPGTPGRLLTLLSLLQTPREWPGPELARRLEVSERTVRNDVERLRQLGYPVHASRGAAGGYRLAAGQAMPPLLLDDEEAVAVAVALGASQASVVGMEETSLRALTKLLQVLPTRLRGQVDALRASTVRAAPRRRGPEVAGALLADLASCIRDREVVRFGYADHTGAATERRAEPYRLVSLGQRWYLVAHDLGRDDWRTFRVDRVRELRGVGHRFRPRELPAEDLAAYVAQRTRSVQQQVTGVVVLEASAASVEERMGWWTTGSIEVLGQERCRVRIAGRSTEDVAFWVGALGVDFTAEGPPELLEAVRAVERRYGNATRGDGGYTGDAQLKRG